A genomic window from Oceanobacillus timonensis includes:
- a CDS encoding putative polysaccharide biosynthesis protein produces the protein MSNMLRGTMLLSGASFLSRFLGMIFVIPFFAIVGTAGNALFVYAYTPYSIFISLSTVGIPAAVSKFVSKYNALGDYQVGMRMFRAGSALMLVTGTVAFLVMFLSADLIGSQQIKGESGSITSDDIAFVIRMVSFALIVIPAMSIVRGFFQGNQSMGPTAISQTIEQIVRVIAILAGSYIIVNYFNGSITLAVGFAAFAALIGALASCLVLFWYWRKRKPFIDKKIAMQQSTHDLRTIDLFKELFRYAGPFVIVGLAIPLYQFVDQFTFQPAMVASGREALWETEIAVINNLGHKIIIIPMTIATGLSMAMLPSLTNAFTQNDQTTYTKLINQALQVIMVFVIPASAGIAILSDEIFGSLFTLEDIEVTGTLMALYAPVALLFGLITVTAGMLQGLDQQNYAVISLLAGLLVKILFNSQFIHMFGGKGAILGTALAAGIAVLLNLIRIRRSADFSYKQTVKRTILILIFTGMMCFVIAVLKFGFSFFLPFQEERWATIIMLITGVSAGGLFYLFLAYKSTLLDHIFQGNIPGLNRLKRRG, from the coding sequence ATGTCAAATATGCTACGAGGAACGATGCTGCTATCAGGGGCGTCGTTCCTGTCCAGGTTTTTAGGAATGATTTTTGTTATACCGTTTTTTGCTATCGTTGGTACGGCTGGGAATGCGCTGTTTGTATATGCGTATACACCCTATAGTATTTTTATCAGCTTATCCACTGTTGGAATCCCTGCAGCCGTGTCGAAGTTTGTGTCTAAATATAATGCTTTAGGGGATTATCAAGTTGGCATGCGGATGTTTCGTGCCGGCAGTGCATTAATGCTTGTTACGGGTACGGTTGCTTTTCTTGTTATGTTTTTATCTGCTGATTTGATTGGGTCACAGCAAATTAAAGGAGAAAGTGGATCGATTACCTCTGATGATATTGCTTTTGTGATCCGGATGGTCAGCTTTGCGTTAATTGTCATTCCGGCAATGAGTATTGTCCGGGGCTTTTTTCAAGGGAATCAATCCATGGGGCCGACTGCTATCTCACAAACAATTGAACAAATTGTACGTGTTATCGCTATTTTAGCCGGTTCCTATATTATTGTTAATTATTTCAATGGATCAATTACATTAGCAGTTGGTTTTGCTGCGTTTGCCGCTTTAATCGGTGCTTTGGCATCCTGTTTGGTTCTTTTCTGGTATTGGAGAAAACGAAAGCCGTTTATTGATAAGAAAATTGCTATGCAGCAATCAACACATGATTTACGTACAATCGATTTATTTAAGGAATTATTCCGTTATGCTGGTCCGTTCGTTATCGTCGGTTTAGCGATTCCGTTATACCAGTTTGTCGACCAGTTTACCTTTCAACCGGCCATGGTTGCCAGTGGCAGAGAAGCTTTATGGGAGACCGAAATAGCGGTTATTAATAACTTAGGACATAAAATCATCATTATCCCGATGACCATCGCTACAGGATTATCCATGGCGATGCTGCCATCCTTAACGAATGCTTTTACACAGAACGATCAAACGACTTATACAAAACTGATCAATCAGGCTCTGCAAGTTATCATGGTATTTGTCATCCCAGCATCTGCGGGAATTGCCATCCTTTCTGATGAAATTTTCGGTTCATTGTTTACGTTGGAAGACATTGAGGTTACAGGGACGTTAATGGCCTTATATGCTCCAGTGGCCTTGTTGTTTGGGTTGATTACCGTGACAGCAGGAATGCTGCAGGGACTCGATCAGCAAAATTATGCGGTTATCAGTTTATTAGCGGGCTTGTTGGTCAAAATATTATTTAACAGCCAGTTTATTCATATGTTCGGTGGAAAAGGGGCTATTTTAGGTACGGCGCTGGCAGCAGGGATTGCTGTGTTGCTTAATTTAATCCGCATAAGAAGAAGTGCTGATTTTTCTTATAAACAAACGGTGAAGCGAACAATTCTCATCCTCATTTTCACAGGAATGATGTGTTTTGTAATTGCTGTATTAAAATTTGGGTTCAGTTTCTTCCTGCCATTTCAGGAAGAGCGCTGGGCAACCATTATTATGCTTATAACCGGTGTATCTGCAGGTGGACTGTTCTATCTGTTTTTAGCGTATAAATCAACCTTGTTAGATCATATTTTCCAAGGAAATATACCGGGATTAAATCGGTTAAAACGCAGAGGATAA